A single Drosophila miranda strain MSH22 chromosome XR, D.miranda_PacBio2.1, whole genome shotgun sequence DNA region contains:
- the LOC108153724 gene encoding potential E3 ubiquitin-protein ligase ariadne-1 — protein MNADPSDYSDEDHGDADRSMHSCNSSPSSYSMHTDSDEDTCTEILLPEREAKPNSADQDDFKYEVLSVTQIVQHQWQIIDEVNSVLSLPPQITRCILNQYKWNKERLFEEYFDSSPEEFFQRAHLVNPFTKSPAHVSFGGNGVGGQEEDICGICLCPSDDLRSLGCGHKFCSECWKLYLAQKTFGEGLGHSIACPAEGCEIVVDYVSFLILADDREVIGRYQQLITNTFVECNALLRWCPAPSCCRAIQVNNPEARAVRCKCGHQFCFGCGENWHEPASCSLLRQWLKKCREDSETSNWIAQNTKECPKCNVTIEKDGGCNHMVCKNPNCRYDFCWVCLGSWEPHGSSWYSCNRFNEEEAKKARLAQQQYRSTMARYLHYYNRYMNHMQSRRLEHNIYAKVQAKMKAMRETMTWFEVQFLEEAVEVLCQCRVTLMYSYVFAYYLRNNNQKIIFEDNQRDLESATEKISECLEREITAPNLQSIRLKVLDLSHYCERRRSVLLCHVREGNEKDWWEFTDDPACTQPAGL, from the coding sequence ATGAATGCGGATCCCTCGGACTACTCGGACGAGGATCACGGCGACGCGGACCGCTCGATGCACAGCTGCAACAGTTCCCCGTCCTCGTACAGCATGCACACCGACAGCGATGAGGACACCTGCACCGAGATACTCCTCCCGGAGCGGGAGGCCAAGCCGAACAGCGCCGACCAGGACGACTTCAAGTACGAGGTGCTGTCCGTCACGCAGATCGTCCAGCACCAGTGGCAGATCATCGACGAGGTGAACAGCGTGCTGAGCCTGCCGCCGCAGATCACCCGCTGCATCCTCAATCAGTACAAGTGGAACAAGGAGCGGCTCTTCGAGGAGTACTTCGACAGCAGTCCGGAGGAGTTCTTCCAGCGGGCGCATCTCGTCAATCCGTTCACCAAGTCGCCGGCCCACGTCAGCTTCGGGGGCAACGGCGTGGGGGGCCAGGAGGAGgacatctgtggcatctgccTCTGTCCCAGCGACGACCTGAGGAGCCTGGGCTGCGGCCACAAGTTCTGCAGCGAGTGCTGGAAGCTGTATCTGGCCCAGAAGACCTTCGGCGAGGGTCTGGGCCACAGCATCGCCTGTCCGGCGGAGGGCTGTGAGATTGTCGTCGACTACGTGTCCTTCCTGATCCTGGCCGACGACAGGGAGGTGATTGGCCGCTACCAGCAGCTGATCACCAACACCTTCGTGGAGTGCAACGCCCTGTTGCGCTGGTGCCCGGCCCCGAGCTGCTGCCGAGCGATTCAGGTCAACAATCCGGAGGCACGCGCCGTGCGCTGCAAGTGCGGCCATCAGTTCTGCTTTGGGTGCGGCGAGAACTGGCACGAGCCGGCCAGCTGCTCCCTGCTGAGGCAGTGGCTCAAGAAGTGCCGCGAGGACTCGGAGACCTCCAACTGGATCGCCCAGAACACCAAGGAGTGCCCCAAGTGCAACGTGACCATCGAGAAGGACGGCGGCTGCAACCACATGGTCTGCAAGAACCCCAACTGCCGCTACGACTTCTGCTGGGTGTGCCTCGGCTCCTGGGAGCCGCACGGCTCCTCCTGGTACAGCTGCAACCGCTTCAACGAGGAGGAGGCCAAGAAGGCCCGCCTCGCCCAGCAGCAGTACCGCTCCACGATGGCCCGCTACCTGCACTACTACAACCGCTACATGAACCACATGCAGAGCCGCCGCCTCGAGCACAACATCTACGCCAAGGTCCAGGCCAAGATGAAGGCCATGCGCGAGACCATGACCTGGTTCGAGGTGCAGTTCCTCGAGGAGGCCGTCGAGGTGCTCTGCCAGTGCCGCGTCACGCTCATGTACAGCTATGTCTTTGCCTACTACTTGCGCAACAACAACCAGAAGATCATCTTCGAGGACAACCAGCGCGACCTGGAGAGCGCCACCGAGAAGATCTCCGAGTGTCTGGAGCGCGAGATAACGGCCCCCAATCTGCAGAGCATCCGCCTGAAGGTCCTCGATCTGTCGCACTACTGCGAGCGGCGGCGCTCCGTCCTGCTCTGCCACGTGCGCGAGGGCAACGAGAAGGACTGGTGGGAGTTCACCGATGACCCAGCCTGCACACAGCCTGCTGGCCTATAA